Within the Staphylococcus warneri genome, the region AAGGGATAGAAATTGCTTTTTTTTATTTATATACTTATTCATACAGTGCTTGTTGCATTACACTCACGAATGTATCAGTTGTAAGTTGGTTAGCGTGTCTAGCTTGGTAAGTACGATGTAAGTCGAACTGTTGATGGTTAGTAGTGATATCGTGTAACACTTGGTTAAACTGGTTCAACTGTTCTAATGTAAATGTGTTTTCTGGTGCAGTAAATGGACGCTGATGTGCAACCTCATCCCACGCTAAGATAACGTGTTGATGATGAAATGCACGTGCTACTGCATTTTCAATTTCGTTGCCTTGATTAATGTCGAGGTAAATATCACAGCGTTGGTATAGTTCCGCAAATATATCTTTAGTTGCTGCTGGATATAAATGTACGTGTTGATGTTGATCGTTCGCCATGAGTTTGGACGACATTTCAGTTAATGCAGCGATATGGAATTGTATATTAGAGTGGGCCACTATAATATGTTCAAGCTGCGGTATTTCATCTGAGTTTGTCAGGATGAGTGCATGGTTTGAATATTGATTTGATTTATCAAAGTCATACAGATAACCGGCTTGATAAACATGCGATGCTTGATCAGAATTAAGTTGTGCCATCACAGTATGATATTCTCTGTAATCAGGTATCATCACAGAGAATTGACGTTGTAATGTACCATCTAATATTGACAACATATTTCCTGGGACATGACCGTTGCTACTTTCCTGCCAGAATAATAAGCCTTTACCTTCTGTATTCATATGATGTAAGACTAAGAACGGTGTTGATAAAGAATTAATAATGATCTCAGATAAATCCACTTGAATTTGTTGAAGATAGAAGGTTATAAACACCACTTTAGAAGGGAAGAAATAGGATTGTCCTTGCCAGTCTAATACATAATCCCCTGTGACATAGTTTTCATATATCACTTCTTTACCTTCTCGGGTTACATATTTCTTTAATATAGCTTTTCCAGCTAAATCATAAATCGTTTCAGCAAATTTAAAGCCATGTTTTGAATAATGATCTTCAGAACGTAAACGACCTTTATCGTCGAACCAACGCACATGACTAACTATGCGCGTTTTATAATGCGGGCGATAACGTATTTCGCCTTTAATATGTCCCATATCTTTAATTTGAGCTGATTGCCCATCGCCACTAATTTCCCAAAATGGTGGGACGTCAACAGCATTAAAGAATTTAGGTTGATCGTCATCATGTAATAGATTAGCCGCAAAGAATTGATAAGGGGACGTCACTTCATCTGGTAAGAAACCATCATCTTCAATACAAATGGTGAAGTTATGATAATCTGCTTGTTCAAGTGTTTGATGTAATAACTGAGTCGGTTGATTATAATATTCAAATAAATTAATCATAGAGCACCTCGTCGACTAAATTCTGCCATTTGTTAATCATTTCTGTTGTCTTAAATGGTGTAGCAATATCATATGAAACTTGCTGAGGAGATGTAGGGCCATTGTTAAAGTATTGAACTATTTTATCAGCCATGCGATCTGTAATCTCCTCGATAGATTCTTCCTTAGTCGGTTTATCTAATAAGTAACCGTTTTGACCATCTGAGATGAAAGTGGGATTCCCATAGTTCACATTGAAACCAATCATACCTAAGCCAGAACCTACTGCTTCCATAAGTGTTAAGCCAAAGCCTTCACTTTGTGATGCTGATACAAATAATTCATATTGTGTGTAAATTTCATCAAGATTGACGTGACCTCGTAAGTGAATGTAGTCTTCGGTATGATGCTCACTGATGATTTGTTGAATTTTATCTTTTTCTGGGCCGTGTCCATAGATATCAAATGATAGCTGTGGTACGGCTTGTTTGGCTTTAATGACTGCTAGTGCGATCCAATCTACGTGTTTCTCAGACGCTAAACGTGAAGCGGTTAGGATAGAACATGGTTGTCTTTCTACACTTGGCATTGTTAATTGGTCGAGACTACCCACAGGTATTGTTCTAATACGTGGTTGAAATTTTGTATATTGCGCAAATTGTTGTGACAGAATTTGATTTTGTAAATCGGTAGCCACAATATAGAAATCAATATATGGTGCATGATTAAACTGATATTCATAATAATTGTTCCATAAAATGTGCGTACCATCTGTGATATTGTCACTATAATGTTCTGCATGTACCACAACACCGACATGACTTTGGCCTTTATTTTGCAGAACTGCTTGGCCGATATCAGTGGCACGATCTAATATGACAATGTCGTTATGCGTTAAATGTAATTGTTGAATAAAGTAAGCAACAAAGGCTTCTTTACTATCCAAACGTGCATCGTTAAATACATAGGAATGCGCATCACCATCTATGATTTCTTGATAGGCGATAGAGCCATTTTCATTGTAGAACTGACGCATATACAATTTGGCATAGTTATCATAAGGTGCGTAATATTCAGAGAAGACACGAACGTAGCTATAGAAATCTTTTCGAATTAACATACCATTAACGACAAATTCAGCACGGTCAACATAGGGTTGGTCGGCATTTTTCATATAACAGGTTACAAATGTTTGAGGTTGATGGTCTAAATAGAGACGTTGTACCTTGCCTTGTTGATCGACTTCAGTCCGTGTCACTGTATTTCCGACATCAAGTTTAAGTTGATCAATGGTATATGTAGTTGGTGCTATTGGGATATCTGTAAAGTATTGATATAACCAAATGACTTCATTGTCTTGAAACCCCAAGTTAGCTGTTAAGGTTTGTATATTTTCTGACGCAATAAAATCTAAAAATATGAACTTTGCATCTTCTTTTAAATGTCGTAGCATTTGTGCGCGATAACTTTGTGCATATTCTACGCCGCTACTTGCCCAACCAATGCCAAAGTTGATGTTATAAATTGTCATAAATAGCCCTCCTTTTAAGGGAAATGAATGGTTAAATCACCATTTTGTTGTTCATCAATGATACTTAAACATAAGTTTCGAATCATACGATGTTTAATATCATGTTCCATATCATTAAATGAGTCTAATGCCACTTTATGGTATTCAAATATAGAATTCCGTTGACCTTTTTGACGCTGATTGACGTTCGCTTTGAGTTGTTGTAAATAGTCTACTTGCTCAATCCATGATGTGTCGATGGCTTTGAGTACTGCTTTTCTTAAAAATTGTTGGTATAACTCGTTGTCACTAATTTTCTGTTTATTAGTGGCCAGTTGGTCTTTAAATTGTGTTATTAAAAACTCAATATTTTCATCGTGATTTTGATGATTAAATTCAAAATTAGCATCCACAAAACTAAAGCTCAAGTTTTTATAGATATAACGAACAATATGATCTCTTGTCATACTACCGTCAGTCTTAAAGTCATGATTAAAGACATCACGAGCAATACTTTCAAAGTCTAAGTCATCTAAGTTTTCACTATTAAGTATACGGTTACGTTCACTATAGATTAATTGACGTTGTGTACTAATACTCTTCTCGAATTCATTTGCCGTTTCACGTGCTTTCATGCCTTCTTCTTCAGAAACACGTTGTGCCTTTTTAACAATACGTTTGATTTTATTATTAAAGGTAGGGCTATCAGATAGGTATGCTGTATCTTGTTTCATCAATGATGGATTGTCTTTTAACTTGGAATCGCTCCAACGTTGGACTAAGTAATCATCTAATGAAATAAAAATTTGAGACTGACCTGGGTCACCTTGACGACCGGCACGTCCTCTTAATTGTCTATCGATACGACTATTTTCCATGTGCTCGTTAATCAGTACTGTTAGACCACCGAGTTCGTGAACTTCTTTAGATAGTTTAATATCTGTACCTCTACCAGCCATACTTGTAGCTACAGTAACGGCATTCAATTGACCTGCCTCTGCAATCATTTGGGCTTCACGAGCGACATTTTGTGCAATCAGCAAATTGTTCGGGATATGTCTATTAAATAATTCACTTGAAAAGTATTCCGCTGCTTCAGCTGTACGTGTAATTAATAATACAGGACGATGCTTTTGATGATAGTCAATCACTGTATCTAAAATAGCGACATTTTTATCATCATCGTTCACAAATACTTTATCCGGTAAATCTCGTCTTATCACAGGATTAGATGTTGGAATTTGAATAACGATTTTTGAATAAAGGTCGAAAAATTCTTTCTCCGCAAGTTTACCTGTCGCCGTCATTCCAGAAAAGCGTTCAAATTGCATAAAGAGATTTTGGAAGGTAATGGTAGCCATGACACTCATATCATCTGAAATATCTAAATGCTCTTTAGCTTCTAAGGCTTGGTTAAGTCCGGCTTGCATTTTAGTGCCTGGTAACATACGTCCAGTGATACGGTCGATTAACATGATTTCGCCGTCCATAATAATGTAATCTAGATTAAGATCAAATAAATAAGTGGCACGTAATGCAAGATTAATATTCCTTACTAAATCAAAGTAGGGGGCATCATAGATATTAGACACATCAAAATATGTATTGGCCTTTTCGATACCTTGTTCAGTTAACCAAATTTCACGCTTTGTCTTTTTCATTTTGAAATCTTGATCTTCTTTAAGTGTTGCTACAAAGGCTTTTACAATTTCAAACAAATTAGATTGTACTCTTGGTGCACCAGAAATGACGAGTGGTGTTTGTGCTGCATCTAAGATAATAGAATCCACTTCATCAATGAGGGCATAGTGTAGTTCAGGTAAGAACTTGCTTTCTTTCGTATCGGCTAAGTTATCGATAAGATAGTCAAAACCTAAATTACCATTGGTTGTGTAAATAATATCGTGATGATATAACGTCTGCTTTTCTTGATTGGATATAGGTCCTTGAGGATTCTCTACAAATCCCAGTGATGTTGTAAGACCTAACCATTCATATAAAGGTTTCATTTCTTCATAGTCACGTTTCGCTAAATAATCATTTGTAGTGATTAAAAAGACAGACTTACCTGATAGCGCATTTAAGTATAAGGGTAATGTGGCAGTTAATGTTTTACCTTCACCTGTCTGCATCTCTGAAATATTTCCTTGATGCATCACTATTGCACCTAGTACCTGTACATCTTTGTGATACATACCTAATACACGACGTGACGCTTCTCGGACAACAGCATAGGCTTCAGGTAAAATATCATTCAACGTTGCGTTACCATCTTGCAGCTGCTGTTTGAAGTCTATGGTTTTGTCTTGTAATTGTTCATCTGAATATTGACGCATGTCTTCACTATAACGATTGATTTTATTTAATATTTTATAAAGTTTTTTTAACCTCATATGATTAATTGCGGTATTCACATTGAGATTCATAGTTATCCTCCTTTCTGATTGATTAATGGATTTTAATTATGATCACGTTTTGGACGTGTTGTTTTCATGATTTGATTGACTAAGTTAACATTCTCCTGTGGTGTACGTGGTCGACCGTCCTCTGATGAATGAGTCTCTGTTATATCATCAGAGCTCGTTAAAATGTCATTGGTTGATGATTCGATAGATTCGGCGATTTCTTTATCTTTATCCTTTACAAAATATCGTTCAGTTAAGGTGATTTTCTTAAATATAAGATGATGACATGCAGCGTTCATCAAGCAAATATCATAACTATAAGCCTCATTTGGATAAATAAAATAGCTATCAGTTTCTTTAATCATACAGTGGTCGAATGCTTTACCATTTTTTAAATAAAAGGTCACAATGACATAAACACTTTGTGCTGGCGTGGCAGTAATATCTAGATGAATATCATAACGATAACCTCTCTTTAACATAGGGAGTTCAGGCGGATGGCCATCTTTATCAAATGTAGTGGCTGGTTCCCATAAGTTAATTTGCAAGCCTGATGGCATGAGTTGATTTTCATAATATGTGTAGTCATCGTGAAATTGTATTGTTGCGCCATGTTTGTAAGTATGACGTGTCACTTTGCGCCATCTTACGTCTAATGTTTGATTACTTTGCATGATTGTCTCTCCCAAAATGATCTTTTAATAAAATATGATAAAAGTTCATAAACCAATTCACAACGGTTGATGTATCATCATTATGTCGACCTGGTACGGCTTTGTTCATCAGATGGACATGATGTCGACTTAATACTGGTAGCAAATCTTCGAATGCAGACTGATCGTAATCGTCATTTTTCATATAAGTAATAGCAATGGATGTATCGCTAATATGACTATTTGAAAAGACATTCCAGAATTTGTCGTCTAAGTCTTTAATATGCTTCAAATCGTTGTTAGTTTGTGATGACTCGGCCATTGTATGTTCGGGTGATAGGGCGATATCTAATGATGTTTCGAAATCATTAGGTCGTAATAATTTCATATTTTTAGCTATAGTACCGACATTGACTAAAGGTTTACCAACGTTAATGCCTTTAGGATTTAATTGGGCACCGTAGTATAAAGCACCAAATGATCCCATAGATAAACCTGATAGTATCAAGTCATCTTCTTTGAACCCGAGTTGTTTTAGTGTATCGGTAATGACCTGTTTAATACCATTTTCATACGTATCAGAACCTAAGTAAAATGCGCCACCTTGAATTCTTGGATCACTAATCAGTAAGAAAGGCGCACCTAATTGATTCATTAGAAAATAAGCTTCAAACCCTTCAGCTTCACGATAACCACTGAAGTAAACATTAAGTGGTGGTTTGAAATCTCCAGGATTAAAGTAATAAAAGAATTCTTCACGATTTTCATCTACAAAACGATGACTACCGAGTAATAAATGACCGAATTCAATATGTGACAAACGTTTATGTACGGCGCCGATATGAACGGTACCATTACCTTTAACACTGACTGATGTTGAAATGTATGTCGTATAGGGTCTGCGTTGTAAATAAAGTGGCTCGGCAAGTTCTTCCTCACTTAGAACAATCTTTTCAAGGACGCCTTCTTCTGGATTTAAAGATACTAATCGAAACGTATATTCTAAGGTGACATCACCTTCAGTTCGGAATTCCGGCCAAACTTCAATCACTTTATCTTTATCGTATACGAGGTTTTGCTGCCAATTGAGCACCGGAATCAATTCATCACCGAAATGACCTTTCAATTGAATTTCTCTATTACCATAATGAATCACTTCGATATGTGATGGCGATTGGATATGCGTTCGAGCTGGACTCACCTTATCTCCGTATTGCCCAGGAAATGAAATAGATATCAATTTATCATGAAGATCATCCGTCGTATCATAATGAATAGGACGAATGAGATACCTCTGTACTAAATCAAGTTCATCATAGCCACTTGGCCAATATTGTGCATCGACAAGTGTATTATATGGATGACTCACAATATGCAAGAGTTGTGTTAATGCATCTGTCAGGTTCGCTTGTATAAATACTAAATCAAACTGTCCAGATTCCTCGACAATCTCTTTAATACTATCGATATACCCACTATCAAATTCAAATAATTGTGTATCAAAATAGTCCCAAGCGACTTCTGGTTTATGCGTGAATAGATATTCTAAATCTGTTCCACCAATTTGTAATACTTTAAATTTACGTGGCATGGTTATCACCTTCTAAAAAGTGGTCAAGTTGTTCAATAATGTGACCTGAACTTAAATCTTCAATCATATTGGTATTAAATGTAAACGCACCATTCCAATGTTTCAAGGTACTTAAGAAATAATCTAACGCAGTCGTAATATCCGCATAACTATTAATTAAATAGCCATTTTCTAAATGAGTAACATAACTACTTTGATGCATATTTATTTGTGGAATTCTGACACTGATACTTGCGATTTGTAAGAATAAATCTGGCTCATCATTAAGGTCAATGACAATTCTTAGTCGGGATAATGCCTTTAATATGTCATATTCAAATGGCACCGATTGAATTTGTACTAATTCCTCAAAGTCTTCCGATGATTTTGCTTGGATTAATTCTGATTTGGCTAAATCTTCCTCATCTTCTTCGTTGAACGTTTCATTGACATTTTGTATTAATTGAGATAGCCATTGTTGTAATTGTGTAGCGCTATTTTTCGTTAAAATGACTAGGCGATACGATGGATGACGTTTAATATAAGTGATTAAATCATTGATGAATATTTGTAAATAATCATCATTAAGACCATCAATCCAAACACCTATGTAAGTTTCATCTAACTGGCTACTTAGATTTTCTAAGATTTGTGTATCGAATGGTGTAAATCTCAATATTTCAGGTTTAGTATCTAGTGTTTCAATGAGTTGATGTAAGATATGTTCATTTTCATGTGTATCAACAAGCCATTTGTTGCTATGCGCCATACTCTTAATCAATGGTTGGTCAATCGTACGATTACGTTTACTAAAAATGGAGTAATATACTTGCACGTCATTTCTAATCGTATTAAAAATGCCGTTATGAGCAATATGTGATGAAACAATCAGTTTATCATTCGCTTGCATATGTTGATTACAAAATGTGTTTAAACGTTCTCTAATTAAATCAACCATTGATGGATAGGTCTTGGAATGAAATTGGTGCGCATGATCTGCCATAACTTGAACAACATTGGTCTCTAGGTTTTCACGTAAAACAACATCACCCGAAGCGGTTAAATAATCTTGATATTGTTCGTGACCGAGTTCGTTGTAATAGCGGATAGCACTCAAATAACCACGTTCATCAAAGATATAACGACGCTGATGAATATCATGTTCAAAATCGGCCACTACAATTAAATAACCGTCTTGATTAAAATAAATTTTGGATACGTAATGTGCTTTCATAGCCTGTATTAAATAAGGTGAATAGAAAAATTCAGTGTTATCAGGCCACTCTAAGTCTTCAAATTGAAAGGATCTAGGTGGAATGTCTTCGAATCCCTGAATTTCGTCAAATAACGACCAAATATTCGCTTCATATAAGTCATACTTATGCAGAAATAAACGTAAGTTGGGATTAAAACTTAAATGAAGTAGTTTAAAATCTTCGTCATTTTTTTCATGCATCGACATGAGACTAATGGAATCATCAAACTCTATCATTGCGTTTTTTATATAAAATGGTTGATTCAAATTACGCCACCATTGATCATTGTTGTACCAAGCTGGAACGAAATATTTCATACCTTACTCCTTACCAATATTTGTTTAAAAATGATTTATATTTATCAAAGTATAAATATGTTCTAATTGTTTCTGTAATATTTATCGTAATGTAAATTAAAATAATAAACTGCGTAAAAATTGAAATTTGATCATAAATACCAGATATAAATATAGAACTAATAAACGGCAGACTAATGATAAAACCAATTATTAAGGCACCGATTGCACTAATTTTTTTAGCTCTACGGTCTAAATAATGTCTTGTATCATCACCAGGATAAATGCCGTCGAAATAATTTCCACTCTTTTGAAAGTCTTTAGCAATACGTTTCGTATTCAACATAACTCGGGATAAATAATAGTTTAAGATGATCAACATGATGATGAATATCAATACCCCAATCGGATTATCTAATTCTAAAAATGGTGGTCGATATTGAGCATCTCCAGTGATCCATCTTCCAACTAAATGTATTAAGACACCTAATAAGAAGAACAGTGAAAAGTTAAACATGATTGAAATACTACCAGCAGGGTTTAATTTCCAAGATACATAAGTGTCTTTTTTAGATGTACTGATATTCATAATATCTCTGTAAATCATGCGATATTCAATCATTTCTATGAATAATAAAAGAATCAACACGACTAATATCATAATTCCACCGATCATCATTGTTTGGGTATCCAACAATTGAAGATGCTTATTTTGAAACATAGATTTGATAATACTAACTAATACGATAGGCGTTGGACCTGCGATACCATAAACAGTATTTTGATCAGCTAACCACACGAGTAACATTGTGCCGGCTACTAAGATAAGTAACATTAAAGGGAAATTAGCGTGATGAATCATACCCTTATTAATGTACTCACTTAAGATAAAATAGCCTTGAATTAATGCTAATAAAATAGTGAAAAAACGTTCTTTGTAGCTACGTTCTAGACGTGTTTGTTTTTGACCTTTCTCCATATTTCGATAGGTCAGTAATGTCATAATAATCATCGTTGTAAGCCAAGGACTTAGACCCAATGAGAATAGGTTGAGTGTTGTAATATCTCCGCCGATATTTGAAATAGCTAAATCAAGAAATTGATTCGTATGTTGTGCTGATGATTTCATATCAGCAATTTTAATATTACTACCCAATATGTATATGAAAATGATCATTAGAGTGAAAAGAATACGTTTATATAAAATTTTATATTCGATATTTTTAATGTTTTTAATATTCATCAATTTCCCACACTAATCCTTTTCTTTAAATGATTATAAAGAGGCAAAAGCACCCATTATTTTTTGAGTAATCAATTGAGTACTTTAGAAATAACAATGCTTCTGCCTCTATTTTATTCTAATTAATTATTGTTATCTTCTTTGCGATCTTTTTTGTCTTTTCTAGATTTTCTAAATATAGCTAGACCGAAAATTAATGATAATAATCCTGATAGTAAACCTTTAGATTGATTGTCATCTTCACCAGTGTCAGGTAATGCTTCTGAATGAGGTTTGTTGTTGTCATGATGTTGTGCCTCAGAAGTTGGATGCATTGGTGAAACATTAGTTGATTCACTAGATGATGCACTCATGCTATGTGACATAGACTGAGATGTGCTGTCGCTTGTAGAAGCGCTTGTGCTCTGACTATGAGATATACTTTCACTTGGTTTTTCGGACGTAGACATTGATGCGCTATGACTGTTTGAATCACTGCTACTTGTTGAACCACTGCTACTTACTGATTGGCTGAATGAGTGACTATGACTTGGCGTATCCGATGTACTTACACTAGCGCTATCTGACATGCTATTACTATTTGAGTCACTGCTACTTGTTGAATCACTAATAGAAATACTATTTGTATGGCTATGTGATTGACTATCAGAAGTAGACATGCTTGCACTATCAGATGTCGACGTGCTCGTTGAGTCACTTGTAGAAATACTGCTACTTTCTGAAGTCGACGTACTAGTGCTAACAGAACCACTTAGTGAAGTACTGTCACTTAATGAAGACGAAGTGCTTGTACTTACAGAGTCACTTAGTGATGTACTACCGCTTGTAGATGAACTGTCAGAAAGTGAAGTACTAGTTGAGTTACTTGTTGAAGTACTACTACTTTCTGAAGTAGACGTGCTCGTTGAGTCACTTGTAGAAATACTACTGCTTTCTGAAGTAGAAGTACTAGTACTTACAGAGTCGCTTAATGACGTACTGCCACTCATAGATGAACTGTCAGAAAGTGATGTACTTGTTGAGTCGCTTGTTGAAGTACTGTCACTTAACGAAGTCGACGTACTAGTACTAACAGAACCACTTAGTGAAGTACTACCACTCATAGATGAGCTATCGGAAAGTGACGTACTAGTTGAGTTACTTGTCGAAGTGCTGTCGCTTAACGAAGTTGAAGCACTTGTACTTTGAGAATCACTCAATGAAGTACTACCACTTGTAGATGAACTGTCAGAAAGTGAAGTACTAGTTGAGTTACTTGTTGAAGTACTACCACTTGTCGATGTACTAGTGCTTTCGGAGCTAATCATTGATGTACTACCGCTCGTCGATGAACTATCAGAAAGTGAAGTACTAGTTGATCCACTAGTTGAATTACTGTCACTTAATGATGATGAAGTACTTGTGCTTTCAGAACTACTCATTGATGTACTACCGCTCGTCGATGAACTATCTGAAAGAGACGTACTCGTTGAGTCACTCGTCGAAGTACTATCACTTAACGAAGTGGATGTACTAGTGCTTTCGGAATCACTCAATGAAGTACTACCACTCGTTGATGAACTGTCAGAAAGTGAAGTACTAGTTGAATCACTTGTAGAAGTACTACTACTTTCTGAAGTAGACGTACTTGTACTTTCGGAGTCACTCAATGACGTACTACCACTTGTAGATGAACTATCAGAAAGCGACGTACTCGTTGAGTCACTCGTCGAAGTACTATCACTTAATGACGATGATGCACTTGTACTTTCAGAACCACTTAGTGAAGTACTGCCACTCATAGATGAACTATCAGAAAGCGACGTGCTAGTTGAGTCACTAGTAGAAGTACTGTCACTTAATGAAGTGGATGTACTTGTGCTTTCGGAATCACTCAATGAAGTACTACCACTCGTTGATGAACTGTCAGAAAGTGATGTGCTAGTTGAGTCACTCGTAGAAGTACTGTCGCTTAATGAAGTCGACGTACTAGTACTTTCAGAGTCACTCAATGATGTACTACCACTTGTAGATGAACTGTCAGAAAGTGAAGTACTCGTTGAGTCGCTTGTTGAAGTGCTGTCACTTAACGAAGTCGAAGTACTAGTACTTTGAGAATCGCTCAATGACGTACTACCACTTGTCGACGAACTATCGGAAAGTGATGCACTCGTTGAATCACTAGTAGAAGTACTGTCACTTAAAGAAGTAGACGTACTTGTACTTTCGGATCCACTTAGTGAAGTCGAAGTACTAGTGCTTTCAGAGTCACTCAATGAAGTACTACCACTAGTTGACGAACTGTCAGAAAGCGAAGTACTCGTTGAATCGCTCGTAGACGAGCTATCACTTAATGATGATGACGTGCTTGTACTTTCGGATCCACTTAGTGAAGTCGAAGTACTAGTGCTTTCAGAATCACTTAGTGACGTACTACCACTCGTAGATGAACTGTCAGAAAGCGACGTACTAGTTGAATCGCTAGTTGAAGTACTATCACTTAATGAAGTGGATGTACTTGTGCTTTCGGAATCACTCAATGACGTACTACCACTTGTCGATGAGCTATCGGAAAGTGAAGTACTCGTTGAATCACTCGTTGAAGTACTATTACTTA harbors:
- the gtfB gene encoding accessory Sec system glycosylation chaperone GtfB, with the translated sequence MINLFEYYNQPTQLLHQTLEQADYHNFTICIEDDGFLPDEVTSPYQFFAANLLHDDDQPKFFNAVDVPPFWEISGDGQSAQIKDMGHIKGEIRYRPHYKTRIVSHVRWFDDKGRLRSEDHYSKHGFKFAETIYDLAGKAILKKYVTREGKEVIYENYVTGDYVLDWQGQSYFFPSKVVFITFYLQQIQVDLSEIIINSLSTPFLVLHHMNTEGKGLLFWQESSNGHVPGNMLSILDGTLQRQFSVMIPDYREYHTVMAQLNSDQASHVYQAGYLYDFDKSNQYSNHALILTNSDEIPQLEHIIVAHSNIQFHIAALTEMSSKLMANDQHQHVHLYPAATKDIFAELYQRCDIYLDINQGNEIENAVARAFHHQHVILAWDEVAHQRPFTAPENTFTLEQLNQFNQVLHDITTNHQQFDLHRTYQARHANQLTTDTFVSVMQQALYE
- the gtfA gene encoding accessory Sec system glycosyltransferase GtfA, with the translated sequence MTIYNINFGIGWASSGVEYAQSYRAQMLRHLKEDAKFIFLDFIASENIQTLTANLGFQDNEVIWLYQYFTDIPIAPTTYTIDQLKLDVGNTVTRTEVDQQGKVQRLYLDHQPQTFVTCYMKNADQPYVDRAEFVVNGMLIRKDFYSYVRVFSEYYAPYDNYAKLYMRQFYNENGSIAYQEIIDGDAHSYVFNDARLDSKEAFVAYFIQQLHLTHNDIVILDRATDIGQAVLQNKGQSHVGVVVHAEHYSDNITDGTHILWNNYYEYQFNHAPYIDFYIVATDLQNQILSQQFAQYTKFQPRIRTIPVGSLDQLTMPSVERQPCSILTASRLASEKHVDWIALAVIKAKQAVPQLSFDIYGHGPEKDKIQQIISEHHTEDYIHLRGHVNLDEIYTQYELFVSASQSEGFGLTLMEAVGSGLGMIGFNVNYGNPTFISDGQNGYLLDKPTKEESIEEITDRMADKIVQYFNNGPTSPQQVSYDIATPFKTTEMINKWQNLVDEVLYD
- the secA2 gene encoding accessory Sec system translocase SecA2; amino-acid sequence: MNLNVNTAINHMRLKKLYKILNKINRYSEDMRQYSDEQLQDKTIDFKQQLQDGNATLNDILPEAYAVVREASRRVLGMYHKDVQVLGAIVMHQGNISEMQTGEGKTLTATLPLYLNALSGKSVFLITTNDYLAKRDYEEMKPLYEWLGLTTSLGFVENPQGPISNQEKQTLYHHDIIYTTNGNLGFDYLIDNLADTKESKFLPELHYALIDEVDSIILDAAQTPLVISGAPRVQSNLFEIVKAFVATLKEDQDFKMKKTKREIWLTEQGIEKANTYFDVSNIYDAPYFDLVRNINLALRATYLFDLNLDYIIMDGEIMLIDRITGRMLPGTKMQAGLNQALEAKEHLDISDDMSVMATITFQNLFMQFERFSGMTATGKLAEKEFFDLYSKIVIQIPTSNPVIRRDLPDKVFVNDDDKNVAILDTVIDYHQKHRPVLLITRTAEAAEYFSSELFNRHIPNNLLIAQNVAREAQMIAEAGQLNAVTVATSMAGRGTDIKLSKEVHELGGLTVLINEHMENSRIDRQLRGRAGRQGDPGQSQIFISLDDYLVQRWSDSKLKDNPSLMKQDTAYLSDSPTFNNKIKRIVKKAQRVSEEEGMKARETANEFEKSISTQRQLIYSERNRILNSENLDDLDFESIARDVFNHDFKTDGSMTRDHIVRYIYKNLSFSFVDANFEFNHQNHDENIEFLITQFKDQLATNKQKISDNELYQQFLRKAVLKAIDTSWIEQVDYLQQLKANVNQRQKGQRNSIFEYHKVALDSFNDMEHDIKHRMIRNLCLSIIDEQQNGDLTIHFP
- the asp3 gene encoding accessory Sec system protein Asp3, yielding MQSNQTLDVRWRKVTRHTYKHGATIQFHDDYTYYENQLMPSGLQINLWEPATTFDKDGHPPELPMLKRGYRYDIHLDITATPAQSVYVIVTFYLKNGKAFDHCMIKETDSYFIYPNEAYSYDICLMNAACHHLIFKKITLTERYFVKDKDKEIAESIESSTNDILTSSDDITETHSSEDGRPRTPQENVNLVNQIMKTTRPKRDHN
- the asp2 gene encoding accessory Sec system protein Asp2, producing MPRKFKVLQIGGTDLEYLFTHKPEVAWDYFDTQLFEFDSGYIDSIKEIVEESGQFDLVFIQANLTDALTQLLHIVSHPYNTLVDAQYWPSGYDELDLVQRYLIRPIHYDTTDDLHDKLISISFPGQYGDKVSPARTHIQSPSHIEVIHYGNREIQLKGHFGDELIPVLNWQQNLVYDKDKVIEVWPEFRTEGDVTLEYTFRLVSLNPEEGVLEKIVLSEEELAEPLYLQRRPYTTYISTSVSVKGNGTVHIGAVHKRLSHIEFGHLLLGSHRFVDENREEFFYYFNPGDFKPPLNVYFSGYREAEGFEAYFLMNQLGAPFLLISDPRIQGGAFYLGSDTYENGIKQVITDTLKQLGFKEDDLILSGLSMGSFGALYYGAQLNPKGINVGKPLVNVGTIAKNMKLLRPNDFETSLDIALSPEHTMAESSQTNNDLKHIKDLDDKFWNVFSNSHISDTSIAITYMKNDDYDQSAFEDLLPVLSRHHVHLMNKAVPGRHNDDTSTVVNWFMNFYHILLKDHFGRDNHAK